Part of the Anomaloglossus baeobatrachus isolate aAnoBae1 chromosome 1, aAnoBae1.hap1, whole genome shotgun sequence genome, CTAGGACTGACGTATCTCCTTTATTCCTATCCTCTAGGCCGGTGTCGAGTAAACTACAGGTCATGGTCGGTGACGTGTTGAAGGCTGATCTGCCATTTTTTGACCTGTGTGTGGCCAATTTACCTTACCAGGTACAGTATCCCCCGCTCCCCCATACACCTATAGGCCGTTCCATGGATTCACTATCCACCATCTATATAACTGCCATCATTGTCTTCTGTAGATTTCCTCTCCGTTTGTCTTCAAGCTGCTTCTTCACAGACCATTCTTCAGGTGAGTTATTTCACAAGCAGAAATCACATAGACCAAAGTGTCCAATTTGGATGTGCCATAATCACAGGGGGACTCTTCTCACAAACCCTATTCGGAAACATATAGATATCACAGCAAACAGTTCCCCATAACCAGAGCCAAAAATAGTTATTCTTTAAGTGTCTCTGTTCCTTCCATGCTTTAAATGGCTGCTATATAGTATTGGGGTAAGTGCATACAGAGGTGTAATGCTATGTGTGCTCACTTAAGCTGCgtacccacaatcagtgtttgcaattCGTTTTGGATGTTGCATGATTCagttgtgtccaaaacgctgcattgtacagtacaagcatagaggatggatttctagaaatcccgtgcccactgtgcttgttttttccacagcaaacactgacctgcagttcatgtttccagaccgcagcatgtcaattgtttgctgcgtaatcgcatgcgtcctccgtagggagaacacaagcagcgcACTGAACCTTGatcatgggtacgagcagctgcggtctcctgctttctcctgcggaggagactcgcggccccgcaggtcaggacccactgcttccaggacgcagtgagtcctgatcgtgggcacatacccttagtatttggtgcagaagttttctgcaccaaatctgcatcttctggctgaaaaacacaccaaaaaccaagtgcatttttggtgcgcttttttgcatgcgttttctatattgaagtcaatgggtggaagggctgaaaaatggAGGCAAAAATACactaattgacacgctgcagattatgttctgcaccaaatctgcaaggaaaaattatATGTTTAGACAGTGGGATTTATTGTATAATGGATTATTCATCCTCTGATTATTACTATATTAATGGTGTTTAAACATCTCTTGAGGGGTCGCTTTATGTGTAtttgattttaaatgattttaattgTAATTGGTGTGTCTTTTGGATTAATAAAATTGTCATATAATTAAGAATATCATTTCATATTGTGTTTGCATTGTTGGTGTGCGCATctattatgcatgagctttctctTCCTCTCACATGTTTTGTCAGATCAAACGCAGACCAAAAATACAGTGGTCTGCAcaatcactaaggctatgtgcccacaggagtttgtacctgcagatatatccgcaggtttcccgcagctgctcaccGGAATCCGCagctttttagctgcggtagtacagagaaatagctgcagaaaacctgcgggcattcgtgcggcttacctgtggaagtcccggcctctagctTCATGGAGAGCCAGGATTTTCGCAGGTAATTCCACAGAAATAATTGACCTGCAATTaagtgcggctgcaggacatccgcagcatattccgcagctgcacataccgcagcatggacacagcactgcccatgtcccataggataacatggggagtgtctgtacatgctaaaacctgcggatttatctggaaaatccagaaaatatgcaaattttccacagataaatccgcaggtttaatctcccgtgggcacatagcctaatagtgagcATTTCTGCACTACACCATGTGATAATTactagggtggctcagtggttagcattgcagtcttgcagcgctggggtcctgtttCAAAtcttacaaactccttgcagatggtgtccttggtatgttctccctgtgtttgcatgggtttccttcaGGTTCTCCAGTTTTTTCCTAcaccccaaagacatactgatagggaatttagattgtgagcctcgatggggatagtgatgatgatgatgtatgtaaaatgctgtggaattaatggcggtaTATAAGTGGATAAATATTATTCTGTTTAGTAAGTGTATAGCCAGCAGTACAGAGCCTCTTCTGTTTCCAGTGCTGCATTTTGCGGACTTTTCTTCCGGTTTTCTCCTTGTAGATGTGCGGTGCTGATGTTTCAGAGAGAGTTTGCAATGCGGCTGGTGGCTAAGCCTGGAGACAAGCTGTACTGCCGCCTGTCCATCAACACCCAGCTCCTGGCTCGTGTGGACCACCTGATGAAGGTAAAGGTAGTGTTGTCTCCTCGGTGCAGatcacttttttttgtttattacttATTCTGAATTTTTCAACCCTTCCAGAACACGTAATTCAGCAGTTCAGTCCACCACTAACAGGACAGTAATGGCAGCCCAGGTATAACTTGTACTCGGTCTTCGAGATCTGGATAAAATTATTACAAAGCATTCAGCCTTGGGCTATCATTAAATATCCTCGACCCGTAGCACTATAATCCTTTGACTACTACCAGCTTTTCTTGTCTCTTTTTATGACTCTTCGTTACCTAAACGAGACCGGACAGGCAGACTTTGGACAGACGTCGGTAACTGACAGCTAAATCTGCGCCGTTTGGTTGCGGAGTGTCTTTGCCCATTCATTTTACTCCTCTATGGATTGGGTTTTTTTAGAGCTTGAATCTTATGTTTTCAGTGTCTCTGAATCAGTGCAATCTTCTGTGTTTTGTATCGTTCACGTGGAAGAAGGATAACAACATGTTTCTTAACAACATTATCTTATATTTTCCATTTACAGGTAGGAAAGAACAACTTCAGACCTCCTCCAAAAGTGGAATCAAGTGTTGTGAGAATAGAGCCTCGGAATCCTCCTCCTCCCATAAACTTTCAGGTAAGGTGGAAAGGTTGTGCTGGTAATATTCTATATTATAAGATTAGTGGTAACACAAGGATCATCCTCCTAGTAGACAGTAGCCGGGATCAGCGAGCCCCAAGCCACTGCCATCTGTAAGCCCTTCTGCTGTCGGGCAATAGCCTGTATAGAAAGGCCAACCACATGTCCATTTACACAGAATACTATTACTCTCGGAGAGTATCTCCTATCTACAAAAGGGAATcaaagaatgactgttcaaaccaagtccaGGGACTCAGTGCATCATGGGTGGCCAAACCTTTATATCTACCTTCcaccctgcttgttttccatcaaaCTCCGCTTTCCTTtgactctatgaagccagagctgtcaatcaaagaagaaggGAGGGTGGAGAAAGATGGAAAGTCATGTACCCATTAGTGTTATGTCAGGTCTTTACTTGGCCTGACCATTAAATTCTATTCTTTGTTTCTAGGAATGGGACGGTTTGGTGCGAATTGCGTTTGTTAGGAAAAACAAAATCCTTTCATCAGCATTCAAGTAAGTGTTATATGCAATTCACTGATGCATATAATTGTAAAGGGGTTATGTCACTGACTGTAAAATGTTACAGGGACTCTgtgagcacaaaatgactgttcaaacctagAAAAAGCGCTCTGTGCACGTTTTTATTGGCCGAGCAGCTAAGtgcttctttaacactagaagtcccagaaatttcgagctcccccctaaagtcccaaaagagggtcaaatgacccttaaggtggtgtcacacatagcgatgacaacgacgtcgctgctaagtcaccattttctgtgacgtagcagcgacgtcgctgtgtgtgacatccagcaacgagctggcccctgctgtgaggtcgccggtcgttgctgaatgtcctgcttcattttttggacattgctctcccgctctgaagcacacatcgctgtgtgtgacagcgagagagcgttgaactgaagcgagcagggagccggcgtctggcagcctgcggtaagctgtaaacatcgggtaaccaagggaagccctttccttggttacccgatatttaccttagttactagcgtccgccgctctcacgctgccagtgccggctccctgcacacgtagctggagtacacatcgggtaattaacccgatgtgtactctggctaggagtccaggggacagggagccggcactggcagcgtgagagcggcggacgctagtaactaaggtaaatatcgggtaaccaagagaagtgctttccttggttacccgatatttaccttagttacgcttccacgcgtcactgggggctggtcgctggtgagatctgcctgtttgacagctcaccagcgaccatgtaacaacgcagcagcgatcctgatcaggtcagatcgctggtcgtgattgctgctgcgtcgctatgtgtgacaccacctttagtccaaactgacaactctgatggctccaattagcatcctttcatttgtaaatgtggccattgaggaatctgcagggggcaattgtgttgatccacctcaacaaaggtcttgtaagagagtgtaaacaaaagaatgtcattcgacccgtctctgggttccaaaggtagaaatgttaaatgacccctttctgggacttctagtgttaaacttactttttagttttatttttttttcttttataaccaCCCTGAGAAGGTGACTGAACTGCTTGACCATGACAACGTTGCACGGAGTCATTTTGTGCTGATTGTTGCCTTTAAAACCCTTCCTAACATTGGGCTTAATGGTACCTCCTATTCTACAGTGCATTACTAAAAATGGACGTAGCGGTACGTGCTGGGGATCGTGCGGGCACATGAGTTGTGCGCACGTGATCACCATCAGGAGCTTGGATTAAGTGACAGCCGAGTTTTGGGAAACAAAGACCGAGCCGGTCACTGCACCACCCCTACCGGTTTATACCGCTAAATGAAGCAATCAATAGCAATTGCAGCATTTACAAGGCTAGAAGAGGGAGTGTGCTCCCTCATCCACCTGATCAGTACCCCAAAATGTGATCATGAGGTTCCGATCGTTGCCATGGTAACCTGAGGTCAACTAATGACCTTTTGTTGCTGGCTACTGTGGCCTGtgagaccatgccaggagcatggtctaagaggctttcTGTCAGTGTCATACTGACAGGTGTAATTTCATTGCCATGCTTGTTCATTACAGTTTATTATAGCAACGATCAGACTACTAAAAATGAATGTCCTTTAGGGGGGGACtaagtgtaagaaaaaaaaaataatttgtaaaaaTATTTGCAAAATATGCCCCAAAAATGGAAAATACACCAATTAACAAGTATATATGTGTAGAAATAAACATGAGAAAAGttctatttggtattgccacgtcccAAACGGACCTGATATATAaatctgtcacactagttaaccccttcagttaaCAGCATAAAAAAAGCATGCCAAAAATTAGGCTTTTTCCTCAAACTGCCGTAAAAGACATGGAATAAAACGTGGCCAAAAAGTCAAATACACACATGGTCAaagttgttggtacccctcgttaaaTGAAAGGAAAAcagacaatggtcacagaaataactagaatctgacaaaagtaacacATTAAAAAtcaatgaaaatgaacaaatgaaagtcagacattgcttttcagccaTGCTTCCATAACATTTTTGAAAAAATAACTCATGAAaccggcctggacagaaatgatggtacccctgaaaataatgtgacaaaaagaacgttaaatcaaggtgtgtccactaattagtatcacaggtgtctacaatcttgtaatcagtcattgGACCTGTATACAGGGCTACAATTACTCACTGtgttgtttggtgacatggtgtgtatcaCACTCAACATGAACCAGAGGAAGCAAAAGAAAGAGTTGTTTGAGGAgactagaaagaaaattatagacaatcaTGTTAAGGGTAAAGGttggaccatctccaagcagcttgatattcctgtgactatagttgcacatattattcagaaatttaagatccatgggactgtaggaggatgccattgttgaaaaaaaaaaaaaattataaaaaagccagactggaatttgccaaactcaatattgacaagccacaaagcttctggaaaatgtcctatggacagatgagacaaaagtggAACTTTATGGCAAGGCACATGAGCTCTATGTTCAcggacggaaaaatgaagcatatcaagaaaagaacactgtccctactgtgaaacatggaggaagctgttatgttctggggctactTTGCTTCATCTGGcatagggtgtcttgaatctgtgcagggtacaatgaaatctcaagattatcaagggattctagagagaaatgtgctgcccagtgtcagaaaacttggtctcagtcgcaggtcatgggtcttgcaacaggataatgacccaaaacacagctaaaacacccaagaatggctaagaggaaaacattggactattctgaagtggccttctatgagccctgacctaaatcctattgagcatctttggaaagagctgaaacgtctggaaaaggcaaccttcaaacacgagacaattggagcagtttgctcttgaggagcggccaaaatacctgtcgagaggcgcagaagtctcattgacagttacaggagtcgtttcattgcagtgattgcctcaaaaggttgtgtaaccaaatattaagttaaggaggaggaggagggcgccatcatttctgtccaggcctgatacatgagttttttattttttaaaaaattctgtagaagcagaaaagcagcaatgtctgactttcatttgttcgttttcatagattttttttttttcattacgtctGTCAGATTAaaattatttctgtgaccattgtcgttttttctttcattaaactattattattattgcgccatttattccatggcgctttacatgtgaaaggggtatacataatagggacgagtacaatattcataaacaatacaaggcacagactggtacaggaggagagaggaccctgcccacaaaggctcacagtctacaagggctgGGTGAGCATACAGTAGgtcagggtagagatggtcgtgcggcgctgtatcagattgAGTGttttggcaggttgtaggcttgtcggaagaggtgggtcttcaggtttggttttttttgaagcttgtcaaggtaggcgagagtctatgTTGTGgcaaagcattccagagtatgggggaggcacgggagaaatcttggatgagatggtgggaagaggagatgagaggggaaggtaagtaccgggagactaggtcacagatgtagggaggaggcagattgtggatggctttgtaggtcatggtttggttttgaactggagtcgttgggcaataggCAGCCagggaagggattggcagagaggagaggtcagggagtagtggggggacaggtggatcagtcgggcagcatagtttagaatagattgtaggggtacaagactgttagaagggaggccacagaccaggaggttgcaataactcaggcgggagataataataagggcatgtactaggattTTCGCAGCTTCTTGAGAAAGGAATGTActgatctgggaaatatttttgagtagggggcggcaggaggtgaagagggcttggatgtgtggcttgaaagagaggggtaccaacaattttgaccacgtgtgtataattATTTCATCCCTTAAAAGGTcatctcgtcctgcaaaaaacaaaccaaCGTAGCGCTCAGTCAGTGGAAAATAGACATTTGTAGTAGTGATGGAGAGGTTGCTTAATTTACCACGTGTTTGTCTCCgagagcacgagctgggcacaatctacgggcactacaatgtactgggcactacaaatacagatttgcaattttcactcctcAACATCCATTTCTGCTTGTTTCTGGGAAAACTGCTATGAAGTCAAAATAGTCGCTACACCTGTGGATAAGTACAGAGGGGTGTCATtataaaaatggggtcacttgaggggtatTCTGCTATTCTgtatatggagtccacaaactactctaggaaaatctgtgctccaagaatCAAATAGCGCTTGTTCCCTCCCTCACATGCAGTTCTGTACAGCCACGTATGGGATGTAGCCACGCTCAGCAAAAATTGTGACACGTTTTGGTGCCATTCTTAAccatttccccttgtgaaaatgtaaaatctgggataaaataaaattattgtagtaaaaaatgtaattattttttcttcaccacccaatggtagAAAAGTCTGTGCACACCTGTggcgtcaatatgctcactgcaccctggATGATTTCATtgagtgtagtttgtaaaatggggtgaccttattgttttttgtttttcgcaGATCCAGTGCGGTTCAGGAGCTGCTGGAGAAGAACTATAGGATACACTGCTCCCTGCACAACACTGTAGGTGGTAATATGCAGAACATTACCCCTGGGGTGTCACATTTTGTCACATCACCTCGTGGCAATGAGCATTGCGTGCTTCCAATTTCTAATTCTTATTTTTTAAGTGTCTAGAAAATTTAGGATTAGACAGGATCCAGATCACCAAACATTTGGCAGGGGGAGTCCAGCCATATTTGACATAATTGTGCCCAGGCAGCGGTGACATGGACTAGTCTTGCTCCTCTATAAATGCCATTTTGATCGGATTCCCCGAGTTTCTATAATCACTCACATCTTGTATTGTTTCTATAGGAGAGCGGGCACCGTGCACACCTTCCTTATCTTACATGATGTCACCAGATTAAAATTCGTCTGTCCGGCATTTGTTTTACCTTGTTGGGGCCGTCCGCGCACACAATAGACTTTTTGGATTAGATCCTGTCAAAACTGACTTAACCTGCCATAAATATGTAATGATACAGACTAGGAAAAAGAGAGCACAAATGGGGTCTTACCAGTATATAAAAGGGCAGTGTGTAATAGTATACACTCACCTTAtgtggttgtgagggtcacaaccaccagagATAGCATACAAATAATGGTGGCTGCCGCAGCCTCACGTAGTCGAATCTTCAAAGCTGGAGAGAAGGAGTTAATGCCGCGCCGTCGCCAAACAGATGAAAAATTGTTgattaataattattttattccataggtataTGCGTTTCGAGGTACAGGACCTCTTCAGGACCAAAGAtttttttttggtcctgaagaggtcctgtacctcgaaacgcgtatacctatgtaataaaataattattaatcAACAATTTCTTTATCCTTTTTGACgacagcgcggcattaaacccttcTCTCCAGCTTTGAGTTTAAATATCTAATGGGTACAGGCAACTTTGGTCCGTCCATGTGGTGAGCTCAGGTTGCCATATAACAGGGAGTTGTAATATGGGGACACACGCAAtgctgcacaattaattttattgcAGACATAGGTGTCGGTAATGTAGTGTGTAATGTGGACTTGTCCGAGGACCGTGAGAAATGTGCTGCAACATTTATCTATACAGAGACCTTCCACATTGTAACGTAAACTCTCACTTTCTGACAGCCAATTCCAGAAAACTTTAGCATGGCCGAGAAAATTGCCAAGATCCTCGCAGACACCGGATTTATTGATAAGCGAGCCCGTACTATGGACATCGATGACTTTATCAGGTGACTTCACAAGAATCAGATGGAAACTTCTTGTACTTTTTGAATTTTATCTAAatgtatctatatatttttttgtctTACAGATTACTTCATGGGTTCAATGCGGAAGGAATCCATTTCTCTTAAATTTGGAGACCTCTTCTTCCGTCAACATTTATTATGAACTCTTTATAGGATATTTGTGATTATTTTCTATAATATTTGGTATCTGCACAGAGCCACTAATCATGTGGACATGTATGTAATCGAGGAATGTCTCCCAATCTGCCCTCCGATGTGTACATAAGACTCGGCCGCTCTCCCTTGTAcgtagagcttacattctacacatCTAGTAAGGGATACAGAAAAAGGAAACCGTGCCCCATGTATGTAATGATGTCCTTGTACAGACTTTTATCTGCATACTTTCCTGCGATCCTGAATTAATATTAATTGCTGTAGATATTTTGCTTTCAGGTCGCTGAGTGATATAATTTCATCATGATGGAGCCTAGTGCAAATGATTTGCTAGACTCTGGTCCCGATGTTCCAGTTTGTGCTCCTGAGCAGTCAGATGAGGGCAATGCAAATTTACTTGGCCGGCATCTCATGGGACGCCATTGAAACGTGTAGCCTCCAGGCCTCACACGTCATGCACAACATGTATAGCAACCTTACAGGGGTCAAGAGGTGCAGATGATCCCATCAATCAATTGTTGTTGAAGGAAGTTTGCATTGCCCTTAC contains:
- the DIMT1 gene encoding dimethyladenosine transferase isoform X1, with product MPKVKSEKKSRKHQEGRSQGVMFNTGIGQHILKNPLIVNSIIDKAAIRPTDVVLEVGPGTGNMTVKLLEKAKKVVACEVDTRLVAELQKRVQGTPVSSKLQVMVGDVLKADLPFFDLCVANLPYQISSPFVFKLLLHRPFFRCAVLMFQREFAMRLVAKPGDKLYCRLSINTQLLARVDHLMKVKVGKNNFRPPPKVESSVVRIEPRNPPPPINFQEWDGLVRIAFVRKNKILSSAFKSSAVQELLEKNYRIHCSLHNTPIPENFSMAEKIAKILADTGFIDKRARTMDIDDFIRLLHGFNAEGIHFS
- the DIMT1 gene encoding dimethyladenosine transferase isoform X2; this translates as MPKVKSEKKSRKHQEGRSQGVMFNTGIGQHILKNPLIVNSIIDKAAIRPTDVVLEVGPGTGNMTVKLLEKAKKVVACEVDTRLVAELQKRVQGTPVSSKLQVMVGDVLKADLPFFDLCVANLPYQISSPFVFKLLLHRPFFRCAVLMFQREFAMRLVAKPGDKLYCRLSINTQLLARVDHLMKVGKNNFRPPPKVESSVVRIEPRNPPPPINFQEWDGLVRIAFVRKNKILSSAFKSSAVQELLEKNYRIHCSLHNTPIPENFSMAEKIAKILADTGFIDKRARTMDIDDFIRLLHGFNAEGIHFS